A region from the Salinivibrio kushneri genome encodes:
- a CDS encoding GGDEF domain-containing protein, giving the protein MLLGSSLPAARHILLWSLIYGAIVWLDMRYLSAILDINTVTLLNISSGLAVVLFRHLGLGLLLPLILAGSLGHGLAAVTRIESLHLATGLFFGIFLTLTSALSAWLWQKYYPHCLDTVRALFRFVLVGCLLPAIAMMAIVAIPLYIDEQLVHGRLQFLTIEFTMTYTTSTLLWVSLYTAWQRQGCDWPTLRWQNVAYVAAIMALTLISFSVFPGAIYIELALLIYIAFSGHWRTLLVGLCGLIIVSILRVPFDMGAFAIPDLYDGVLALLIFIFTTVLASISISIQVMEYKNAVAARDSWQRKASLDPLTGTVNRYGLLPELAIEYERSRRARYTYTVAVIDVDNFKQFNDTYGHSAGDRVLQDVAAEITRAVRQTDLVARYGGEEFVIIFRNTDSHDAYYVAERIRQRIATNTSQFDNQSLTYTVSCGLSESCPNDSHPEQVFDRADDHLYTAKSLGRNRVVVAPKEDP; this is encoded by the coding sequence ATGCTACTGGGGAGTTCTTTACCTGCCGCTCGCCACATATTGTTGTGGAGCCTCATTTACGGGGCGATCGTCTGGCTGGATATGCGTTATTTATCCGCGATACTCGATATCAATACGGTCACCTTACTCAATATTTCCAGTGGCCTAGCCGTGGTATTGTTCCGGCATCTAGGGCTGGGTTTACTGCTCCCTCTTATCTTGGCCGGTTCGTTGGGTCATGGCCTGGCGGCGGTTACGCGGATCGAATCGCTGCATCTCGCTACTGGTCTGTTTTTTGGTATATTTCTGACCCTCACCTCCGCATTATCCGCTTGGCTATGGCAGAAATACTATCCACATTGCCTGGATACCGTGCGGGCTCTTTTTCGATTTGTGCTCGTCGGATGCCTGTTACCCGCGATAGCAATGATGGCCATTGTCGCCATTCCTCTTTATATCGATGAGCAGTTAGTTCATGGGCGCCTACAATTCTTAACCATTGAATTTACCATGACTTACACCACATCAACGCTACTCTGGGTAAGCTTGTACACGGCTTGGCAAAGGCAGGGGTGTGACTGGCCAACACTCCGTTGGCAAAACGTAGCCTACGTCGCTGCCATTATGGCACTGACACTCATCAGCTTTTCCGTGTTTCCAGGCGCTATTTATATTGAGCTTGCTTTGCTGATTTATATCGCGTTCTCCGGCCATTGGCGTACGCTACTGGTTGGCCTTTGCGGCTTAATCATCGTGTCTATCTTAAGGGTACCATTCGATATGGGGGCATTCGCGATCCCTGACCTCTATGACGGCGTGTTAGCACTGCTTATTTTTATCTTCACCACCGTACTGGCCAGCATCAGTATTTCTATCCAAGTGATGGAATATAAAAATGCCGTTGCGGCAAGAGACAGCTGGCAACGAAAAGCCAGCCTGGATCCACTGACTGGCACCGTTAATCGCTACGGCCTATTGCCTGAATTAGCGATTGAGTACGAACGATCTCGGCGAGCGCGATACACCTATACGGTCGCCGTCATCGATGTCGATAACTTTAAGCAATTTAACGATACATACGGTCACTCCGCCGGCGATCGCGTCTTGCAAGATGTTGCTGCTGAGATAACACGCGCCGTTCGCCAAACCGACTTGGTGGCTCGATATGGAGGGGAAGAATTTGTGATTATCTTTCGCAATACTGACAGCCACGATGCGTACTACGTGGCCGAGCGTATTCGCCAACGTATTGCGACGAATACCTCACAGTTTGATAACCAATCGCTCACCTATACAGTCAGCTGTGGCTTATCCGAAAGCTGCCCAAACGATAGCCATCCTGAGCAGGTATTTGATCGCGCTGATGATCACCTATATACCGCCAAAAGCCTTGGGCGCAATCGTGTGGTGGTTGCGCCCAAGGAGGACCCGTGA
- a CDS encoding class II fumarate hydratase, producing MMAKTRIETDSMGDVEVPEQALYQAQTQRAVNNFAVSDQTMPEDFIRALAMVKYGAAQANESLGLLERKIADAICESAQEIMAGNHLDQFPVDVFQTGSGTSSNMNMNEVLATLASEKSGEMVSPNDHVNMSQSSNDAVPTAIQISTTLGCEQKLLPALAHLRDALHEKKQSVGDIVKTGRTHLMDAMPVTMAQELDAWSQQIEHAMVQITQSLSPVRALAQGGTAVGTGINAHPLFAERFAEAVAALSKTGFTASENPFFAIGSQDALVALHGQLKTTAVATMKLSNDLRWMNSGPLAGLGEIELEGLQPGSSIMPGKVNPVIPESAAMVSAQVMGNDTTVTVAGQSGNFELNVMLPVIAANVLQSINLLAGASRLLADKAIRSFKVREDNLQAALSRNPILVTALNPVVGYLKAAEIAKKAYQQGRPILDVAEEETDLGREKLSQLLDPTKLTKGGIAE from the coding sequence ATCATGGCGAAAACACGTATTGAAACAGACAGTATGGGTGACGTTGAAGTGCCTGAGCAGGCTTTGTATCAGGCACAAACGCAACGTGCGGTGAATAACTTTGCGGTCAGTGATCAGACCATGCCCGAAGACTTTATTCGCGCACTGGCGATGGTGAAATACGGTGCGGCACAAGCAAATGAGTCACTGGGGTTGTTAGAGCGTAAGATTGCCGACGCCATTTGTGAGAGCGCACAAGAAATCATGGCGGGTAATCACTTGGATCAGTTTCCTGTTGATGTGTTTCAAACCGGGTCGGGCACCAGTTCGAATATGAATATGAACGAGGTACTTGCTACCTTAGCCTCAGAAAAATCCGGTGAGATGGTTAGCCCCAACGATCATGTCAACATGAGCCAAAGCAGCAATGACGCCGTGCCAACGGCCATTCAGATCAGTACCACGTTAGGCTGCGAGCAAAAACTGCTGCCTGCTCTGGCTCATTTGCGTGATGCCTTGCATGAAAAGAAACAGTCCGTTGGCGATATTGTCAAAACCGGGCGTACCCATTTAATGGACGCCATGCCAGTTACCATGGCGCAAGAACTGGATGCCTGGTCGCAGCAAATTGAACATGCCATGGTACAAATTACCCAAAGTTTGTCGCCGGTACGCGCGTTGGCGCAGGGAGGGACAGCGGTCGGCACAGGGATCAATGCTCACCCATTGTTTGCTGAGCGTTTTGCCGAAGCGGTAGCCGCGCTGAGCAAGACGGGTTTTACGGCCAGTGAGAACCCATTCTTTGCCATTGGCAGCCAAGATGCGCTGGTGGCCCTTCATGGTCAATTAAAAACCACCGCGGTGGCAACCATGAAACTAAGCAATGATTTGCGCTGGATGAACTCGGGGCCACTTGCGGGACTCGGTGAGATCGAGCTGGAAGGGTTGCAACCAGGATCGTCAATTATGCCAGGCAAGGTCAACCCCGTTATTCCCGAGTCGGCGGCGATGGTGTCTGCGCAGGTGATGGGCAATGACACCACGGTGACGGTGGCGGGTCAGTCGGGGAATTTTGAGCTGAACGTGATGCTGCCAGTGATTGCCGCGAATGTGTTGCAAAGTATCAACTTGCTCGCTGGCGCAAGCCGACTGCTTGCCGATAAAGCGATTCGCAGCTTTAAAGTGAGAGAAGATAACCTGCAAGCTGCGTTGTCTCGTAACCCTATCTTGGTCACCGCCCTCAACCCTGTTGTTGGGTACTTGAAAGCGGCTGAAATCGCTAAAAAAGCGTATCAACAAGGACGCCCGATTCTCGACGTTGCCGAAGAAGAGACCGATCTGGGTCGAGAGAAGCTTTCGCAGCTGCTTGATCCAACCAAGCTCACTAAAGGCGGCATCGCCGAGTAA
- the msrB gene encoding peptide-methionine (R)-S-oxide reductase MsrB, with protein MLTWQDIVARSENGNLTPPSRVEKTDQEWQAQLSEETFRVTRQKGTERAFSSGMCTLFEPGRYGCTCCGTLLFDAHEKFDSGTGWPSFTQPAQDDAIAYHKDGSHGMTRIETTCATCDAHLGHVFPDGPEPSGLRFCMNAVALKKLD; from the coding sequence ATGCTGACATGGCAAGACATCGTCGCTCGCAGTGAAAACGGTAATCTCACGCCGCCGTCGCGGGTTGAGAAAACAGACCAAGAGTGGCAAGCACAGCTCAGTGAAGAGACCTTTCGTGTTACCCGCCAAAAAGGCACAGAGCGCGCGTTTAGCTCAGGGATGTGCACGCTCTTTGAACCAGGGCGTTATGGATGTACATGCTGCGGCACCTTGCTGTTTGATGCGCATGAAAAGTTTGATTCGGGGACAGGCTGGCCGTCGTTTACGCAACCTGCGCAAGATGATGCCATCGCCTATCATAAAGATGGCAGCCACGGAATGACGCGAATTGAAACCACCTGTGCCACCTGTGACGCTCACCTTGGCCATGTATTCCCAGATGGCCCCGAGCCATCTGGCTTACGCTTTTGTATGAACGCCGTCGCGTTGAAAAAGCTCGATTAA